One Streptomyces sp. V4I8 genomic window carries:
- a CDS encoding CocE/NonD family hydrolase, which translates to MSRRVPRFRTPLALVLGATLTAPLALTAPAAASGQFTVTALKFTVQAGGRTCTVDADLYRPAGVDRAHPAPAVLATNGFGGSKSDGSTDAIGKAFAQRGYVSLVYSGLGFGESGCLISLDDPTIDGVAAARLIDFLGGSRAADGGTKTDFVALDAPGDPRLGMVGGSYGGAIQLATAAVDQRLDALVPMITWNDLAHSLAPNNVMADGSVPGAFKWQWANGFYLIGEGQPLLQPSLDPSRINSLACLHFVTKACDTVRTLNSGRFPAKQTAELLAYARGVSPVSYLNRVKAPTLLVQGQADSLFNLNEATATYRTLKERGTPTKMIWQSWGHSGGITDQAAGELNLGQGNLETSYVGRRILAWFDRYLDKRNVDTGPAFAYYRDWITDPDGTYATADRVPALSRTLYLSGDGKLVDNRSKVARGSRTYTNWLVPTSHSESSLAGAIGLPDPAPYDTKGTYLDWTSEPLTRTTDVVGAPRATLKVVSPKAERTQHSGDAADKLVLFAKLYDVAPDGTRTLVHRLVAPVRVPDVTQSFTVTLPGIVHRYERGHRLRFVIAASDDAYFGNRGIKPVTVVSAPGDTGVIQLPVID; encoded by the coding sequence GTGTCCCGACGTGTGCCCAGATTCCGGACCCCGCTCGCTCTCGTGCTCGGCGCCACGCTCACCGCACCCCTCGCGCTCACCGCTCCCGCCGCCGCGAGCGGCCAGTTCACCGTCACCGCCCTGAAGTTCACCGTCCAGGCAGGCGGCCGCACCTGCACCGTCGACGCCGACCTGTACCGGCCCGCGGGCGTGGACCGCGCCCACCCCGCACCCGCCGTCCTCGCCACCAACGGCTTCGGCGGCAGCAAGTCCGACGGGTCCACCGACGCCATCGGCAAGGCCTTCGCCCAGCGCGGGTACGTCTCCCTCGTCTACTCCGGGCTCGGCTTCGGTGAGTCCGGCTGTCTGATCTCGCTCGACGACCCCACCATCGACGGTGTCGCCGCCGCCCGGCTGATCGACTTCCTTGGCGGCAGCCGCGCCGCCGACGGCGGCACGAAGACCGACTTCGTCGCCCTCGACGCCCCGGGCGACCCGCGCCTCGGCATGGTGGGCGGCTCCTACGGCGGGGCCATCCAACTGGCCACGGCGGCCGTCGACCAGCGCCTCGACGCGCTGGTGCCGATGATCACCTGGAACGACCTCGCCCACTCCCTCGCCCCGAACAACGTCATGGCCGACGGCAGTGTGCCCGGCGCCTTCAAATGGCAGTGGGCCAACGGCTTCTACCTCATAGGCGAGGGCCAGCCGCTGCTCCAGCCGAGCCTCGACCCCTCCCGCATCAACTCCCTCGCCTGCCTCCACTTCGTCACCAAGGCCTGCGACACCGTCCGCACCCTCAACTCCGGCCGCTTCCCGGCGAAGCAGACCGCCGAGCTCCTCGCCTACGCGCGCGGCGTCTCGCCGGTCTCGTACCTGAACCGCGTCAAGGCACCCACCCTCCTCGTCCAGGGCCAGGCCGACAGCCTCTTCAACCTCAACGAGGCGACGGCGACGTACAGGACGCTCAAGGAGCGGGGGACGCCGACGAAGATGATCTGGCAGTCCTGGGGTCACAGCGGAGGCATCACCGACCAGGCCGCCGGGGAACTCAACCTCGGCCAGGGGAACTTGGAGACCAGTTACGTGGGCCGGCGCATCCTCGCCTGGTTCGACCGCTACCTGGACAAGAGGAACGTCGACACCGGGCCCGCCTTCGCCTACTACCGCGACTGGATCACCGATCCCGACGGCACCTACGCCACCGCGGACCGCGTCCCCGCGCTCAGCCGGACGCTCTACCTCTCCGGCGACGGCAAGCTCGTCGACAACCGCAGCAAGGTGGCCCGCGGCAGCCGCACCTACACCAACTGGCTCGTCCCCACCAGCCACTCCGAGAGCTCACTCGCCGGAGCCATCGGTCTCCCGGACCCGGCGCCGTACGACACCAAGGGCACCTACCTCGACTGGACCAGCGAACCGCTCACACGCACCACCGACGTCGTGGGCGCGCCCCGGGCCACCCTGAAGGTCGTCTCCCCGAAGGCCGAGCGGACCCAGCACTCCGGGGACGCCGCCGACAAGCTCGTCCTGTTCGCCAAGCTGTACGACGTCGCGCCCGACGGCACCCGGACGCTGGTGCACCGGCTGGTCGCACCGGTCCGCGTGCCCGACGTCACCCAGAGCTTCACCGTGACCCTGCCGGGGATCGTGCACCGGTACGAGAGGGGGCACCGGCTGCGGTTCGTGATCGCGGCGAGTGACGACGCGTACTTCGGGAACCGGGGGATCAAGCCGGTGACCGTGGTCAGCGCGCCCGGGGACACGGGGGTGATCCAGCTCCCGGTGATCGACTGA
- a CDS encoding DUF1049 domain-containing protein produces the protein MTAKTTSRSGRKAGGTQSGRRWALTPKGIAVLVLLVLALVFIFENTRDTEIRLLVPLVTMPLWLALLAMGVVGALVGAYFMGRRR, from the coding sequence ATGACCGCGAAGACGACGTCGCGGAGCGGAAGGAAGGCGGGCGGGACGCAGAGCGGCCGGCGCTGGGCACTGACCCCCAAGGGGATCGCCGTGCTGGTGCTCCTCGTCCTCGCCCTGGTCTTCATCTTCGAGAACACCCGCGACACGGAGATCCGGCTGCTGGTCCCCCTGGTCACGATGCCGCTGTGGCTGGCGCTGCTCGCCATGGGCGTCGTCGGTGCGCTGGTCGGGGCGTACTTCATGGGCCGCCGCCGCTAG
- a CDS encoding GNAT family N-acetyltransferase — protein MPHPATRYLAEGPRVGIRHFTYEDGTEFTARVRESKELHHPWLFPPDGAAAYAAYAGRLIEDPSKAGFLVCAKEEGGGIAGFININNIVEGAFQNGALGYGAFAHAAGRGLMREGLDLVVGHAFGPLRLHRLEINVQPANTASIALARACGFRLEGFSPGMLFIDGAWRDHERWAITAEMRACG, from the coding sequence ATGCCGCACCCCGCGACCCGCTATCTCGCCGAAGGCCCCCGAGTGGGCATACGTCACTTCACCTACGAGGACGGTACGGAGTTCACGGCCCGGGTCCGGGAGAGCAAGGAACTGCACCACCCGTGGCTCTTCCCGCCGGACGGCGCCGCCGCGTACGCCGCGTACGCCGGGCGGCTGATCGAGGATCCGAGCAAGGCGGGGTTCCTGGTCTGCGCGAAGGAGGAGGGCGGGGGCATCGCCGGGTTCATCAACATCAACAACATCGTCGAGGGCGCCTTCCAGAACGGCGCCCTCGGTTACGGCGCCTTCGCCCACGCGGCCGGGCGCGGCCTGATGCGGGAGGGCCTCGACCTGGTCGTGGGCCACGCCTTCGGGCCGCTGCGGCTGCACCGGCTGGAGATCAACGTCCAGCCGGCCAACACCGCCTCGATCGCCCTCGCCCGCGCCTGCGGCTTCCGCCTGGAGGGCTTCTCGCCGGGCATGCTCTTCATCGACGGGGCCTGGCGGGATCATGAGCGATGGGCGATCACCGCCGAGATGCGGGCTTGCGGTTGA
- a CDS encoding DUF6204 family protein produces the protein MSEQHTYRVIVRGSWDGLTEEARARLLAGAAEHGLTSMRFTEEGSLSYEPSPLKHFSMRYVVVSDAAEGEEMAGAIAEDRAESALRELGYGFRDLKSTVTDLDTMKINRKPASRR, from the coding sequence ATGAGCGAGCAGCACACCTATCGGGTGATCGTCCGGGGCAGCTGGGACGGGCTCACCGAAGAGGCCCGGGCACGACTGCTCGCCGGGGCCGCCGAGCACGGTCTGACCAGCATGCGGTTCACGGAGGAGGGGTCGCTCTCCTACGAGCCGTCCCCGCTCAAGCACTTCTCGATGCGCTATGTCGTGGTCTCCGACGCGGCGGAGGGCGAGGAGATGGCCGGCGCGATCGCCGAGGACCGTGCGGAGAGCGCCCTTCGCGAGCTGGGCTACGGCTTCCGTGATCTGAAGTCGACGGTCACGGACCTCGACACGATGAAGATCAACCGCAAGCCCGCATCTCGGCGGTGA
- a CDS encoding VOC family protein, whose translation MDILGTTLRVCVDDLERAVPFYERLAGGQALRFERGGVQVAAIGCFLLMSGPEAELEVLRKVAATIAVKDVEEAHQVLTELGAHIIAGPVPTPVGRNLIAMHPDGAIYEYVDRQG comes from the coding sequence ATGGACATCCTGGGAACCACGCTGCGCGTGTGCGTCGACGACCTGGAGAGGGCAGTCCCCTTCTACGAGCGGCTCGCGGGCGGCCAAGCCCTCCGTTTCGAACGCGGCGGCGTCCAGGTGGCCGCGATCGGCTGCTTCCTGCTGATGAGCGGCCCGGAGGCGGAGCTGGAGGTGCTGCGCAAGGTCGCGGCGACGATCGCCGTCAAGGACGTCGAGGAGGCCCATCAGGTGCTCACCGAACTGGGCGCGCACATCATCGCGGGCCCGGTGCCGACCCCGGTGGGCCGCAATCTGATCGCGATGCATCCGGACGGGGCGATCTACGAGTACGTGGACCGTCAGGGCTGA
- a CDS encoding phage holin family protein — protein sequence MDRLDHLEHLDKHLVDELAQVARETVRDELREQTRRQRRRAMLYAGSGAVALYAGAALALALGLGLATGLPDWAAALITAAILGVVAYVLRGAARPSASRPTPDHAAGPGHAPGRTVGGSAPAAPPGGLGLPYPPMPAGPPEAGVPGAVPPDTNDTDPEQPHHRA from the coding sequence ATGGACCGCTTGGATCATCTTGAGCACCTGGACAAGCACCTGGTCGACGAACTGGCACAGGTGGCGCGTGAGACCGTGCGCGACGAACTGCGCGAGCAGACGCGCAGGCAGCGTCGCCGGGCCATGCTCTACGCCGGCTCCGGCGCCGTCGCCCTGTACGCGGGCGCGGCCCTCGCGCTCGCCCTCGGGCTGGGCCTCGCCACCGGGCTGCCGGACTGGGCCGCGGCGCTGATCACCGCGGCGATCCTCGGCGTGGTGGCGTATGTGCTGCGCGGCGCGGCACGCCCCTCGGCGTCCCGGCCGACGCCGGACCACGCGGCCGGGCCGGGCCACGCCCCCGGACGCACCGTCGGCGGCAGCGCGCCGGCCGCCCCGCCCGGCGGGCTCGGCCTGCCCTATCCGCCGATGCCGGCCGGCCCGCCCGAGGCGGGCGTGCCCGGCGCGGTGCCGCCGGACACGAACGACACCGACCCCGAGCAGCCGCACCACCGGGCGTGA
- a CDS encoding SDR family oxidoreductase, which produces MRKPWEGALPHRGRAVVVTGASGGVGRAAALAFAARGDRVALLARGREGLAGAADEVQRAGGEALVVTVDMADAKAVDDAAQQVVDAFGHIDVWVNNAFAGIFAPFTEITPDEFRRVTEVTYLGYVFGTRAALRHMLPRDRGTIVQVGSALAYRGVPLQSAYCGSKHAIQGFNESLRCELLRDGSRVRTTMVQMPALNTPQFDWVLSRMPGRARPVAPVYQPEVAARAIVHAAGHGRRREYWVGGSTAATLMANAVVPGLLDRYLARTGFDAQHDEGEQAGPGNLWTPADGPHGRDFGAHGRFDEESHAGSPQEWLSRNRGRVGRAVTVGAGVLAARQLTRRLTGLTRPKRSYLTRPKHS; this is translated from the coding sequence GTGCGCAAGCCGTGGGAGGGGGCCCTGCCGCACCGCGGCAGGGCCGTCGTCGTGACCGGGGCCAGCGGTGGCGTCGGCCGGGCCGCGGCCCTGGCCTTCGCCGCACGCGGCGACCGGGTCGCCCTGCTCGCCCGGGGGCGCGAGGGTCTCGCCGGGGCCGCGGACGAGGTGCAACGGGCCGGTGGTGAGGCCTTGGTCGTCACGGTGGACATGGCCGACGCCAAGGCCGTCGACGACGCGGCCCAGCAGGTCGTCGACGCCTTCGGGCACATCGACGTCTGGGTCAACAACGCCTTCGCCGGGATCTTCGCCCCGTTCACCGAGATCACCCCGGACGAGTTCCGGCGGGTGACCGAAGTGACGTACCTGGGGTACGTGTTCGGCACCCGGGCCGCCCTGCGGCACATGCTGCCGCGCGACCGGGGCACGATCGTGCAGGTCGGATCCGCGCTCGCCTACCGCGGGGTACCGCTGCAGTCGGCGTACTGCGGGTCGAAGCACGCGATCCAGGGGTTCAACGAGTCGCTGCGGTGCGAGCTGCTCCGTGACGGGAGCCGGGTGCGGACGACGATGGTGCAGATGCCCGCCCTCAACACCCCCCAGTTCGACTGGGTGTTGAGCCGCATGCCGGGACGCGCCCGGCCGGTGGCCCCGGTCTACCAGCCGGAGGTGGCCGCGCGGGCGATCGTGCACGCCGCCGGGCACGGGCGACGCCGGGAGTACTGGGTGGGCGGCTCCACGGCGGCGACGCTGATGGCCAACGCGGTCGTTCCCGGGCTGCTGGACCGGTATCTGGCGAGGACCGGGTTCGACGCCCAGCACGACGAGGGTGAGCAGGCCGGCCCGGGGAACCTGTGGACGCCGGCCGACGGTCCGCACGGTCGGGACTTCGGGGCGCACGGGCGTTTCGACGAGGAGTCCCATGCGGGAAGCCCTCAGGAGTGGCTGTCCCGCAATCGCGGCCGGGTGGGGCGGGCGGTCACGGTCGGCGCCGGGGTGCTGGCCGCGCGACAGCTGACCCGCAGGCTGACCGGCCTGACGCGCCCGAAGCGCAGCTACCTGACGCGCCCGAAGCACAGCTAG
- a CDS encoding enolase C-terminal domain-like protein — MKLHLPVVSVYTVPTDAPEADGTLAWNSTTVVIVEVTAGDATGTGWTYGPAAVGDFLRDRLAPLVEGRSALDIPAAHDAMSRAIRNAGRPGIVACAISALDIALWDLKARLLELPLARLLGACREQVPVYGSGGFTTYHDTHLAAQLNGWVHGQDIPRVKIKIGEDRGRAAPRDVARVRAARQVIGPEAELYVDANGAYTRKQAIRVGHALAEHDVGWFEEPVSSDDLAGLRLIRDSLPCDVTAGEYGYDLPYFARMIAAGAVDCLQIDATRCGGLTEFLRAAALAQAHGLEVSAHCAPHAHAAAAAALPNLRHIEWFHDHVRVEDMFFDGALDPRGGTITPTQGVGHGLTLRAEEVQEFRVA; from the coding sequence ATGAAACTCCATCTCCCCGTCGTCTCCGTCTACACGGTGCCCACCGACGCCCCCGAGGCGGACGGCACGCTGGCCTGGAACTCCACGACCGTGGTGATCGTCGAGGTGACGGCGGGCGACGCGACCGGCACCGGCTGGACGTACGGCCCGGCGGCGGTCGGCGACTTCCTGCGCGACCGTCTCGCACCCCTCGTCGAGGGACGCAGCGCCCTGGACATCCCCGCCGCGCACGACGCGATGTCCCGCGCGATCCGCAACGCGGGCCGCCCGGGCATCGTCGCGTGCGCGATCTCGGCGCTGGACATCGCCCTGTGGGACCTCAAGGCCCGACTCCTCGAACTACCCCTGGCCCGGCTGCTGGGCGCCTGCCGCGAGCAGGTCCCCGTCTACGGCAGCGGAGGCTTCACGACGTACCACGACACGCATCTGGCAGCGCAGTTGAACGGCTGGGTGCACGGCCAGGACATCCCGCGCGTGAAGATAAAGATCGGCGAGGACCGGGGCCGCGCGGCCCCGCGCGATGTCGCCCGGGTCCGGGCGGCCCGCCAAGTGATCGGCCCCGAGGCGGAGTTGTACGTGGACGCCAACGGCGCCTACACCCGCAAGCAGGCGATCCGCGTCGGCCACGCCCTCGCCGAGCACGACGTCGGCTGGTTCGAGGAGCCGGTGTCCTCGGACGACCTGGCCGGTCTGCGGCTGATCCGCGACTCCCTGCCGTGTGACGTCACGGCGGGCGAATACGGCTACGACCTCCCGTACTTCGCCCGCATGATCGCCGCCGGCGCGGTGGACTGCCTCCAGATCGACGCGACCCGCTGCGGCGGCCTCACGGAGTTCCTGCGCGCCGCCGCCCTCGCCCAGGCCCACGGCCTGGAGGTCTCGGCCCACTGCGCACCGCACGCCCACGCCGCCGCGGCCGCCGCGCTCCCCAACCTGCGACACATCGAGTGGTTCCACGACCACGTCCGCGTGGAGGACATGTTCTTCGACGGCGCCCTGGACCCCAGGGGCGGCACGATCACCCCGACCCAGGGCGTCGGCCACGGGCTGACGCTACGGGCGGAGGAGGTACAGGAGTTCCGGGTCGCCTAG
- a CDS encoding LLM class F420-dependent oxidoreductase, translating to MPEYGYFLACEEFRPAELVEQARMAEQAGFQSLWISDHYHPWNDAQGESPFVWSVIGAISEAVSLPIETAVTCPTVRMHPAVVAQAAATSAVMTNGRFRLGVGSGEALNEHILGHIWPPASVRLEMLEEAILIMRRLFTGEEVSHYGAHYRVENARLYTVPDEPVQIDISGFGPAATSLAARVGDGFITMMPDEELVTQFRKGGGHAKPVMGGTKVCYGTDRDEAVRTVRRLWSNQLLPGEMAQILPSPRHFEQLEPLVTEQMVSENTVCGDDVDEHVAELNAFAQAGFDRVYVSQIGPDQRGFFDFYRTKVLPQLQP from the coding sequence ATGCCCGAGTACGGCTATTTCCTGGCGTGCGAGGAGTTCCGTCCCGCCGAACTCGTCGAGCAGGCGAGGATGGCGGAACAGGCCGGATTCCAGTCGCTGTGGATCTCGGACCATTACCACCCGTGGAACGACGCGCAGGGCGAGAGCCCCTTCGTGTGGTCGGTGATCGGCGCGATCTCGGAGGCGGTGTCGCTGCCGATCGAGACGGCCGTGACCTGCCCGACCGTGCGGATGCACCCGGCGGTGGTGGCGCAGGCCGCGGCGACCTCCGCGGTCATGACGAACGGCCGGTTCCGGCTCGGCGTCGGCAGCGGCGAGGCCCTCAACGAACACATCCTCGGCCATATCTGGCCGCCCGCGAGCGTGCGCCTGGAGATGCTGGAGGAGGCGATCCTGATCATGCGCCGGCTGTTCACCGGCGAGGAGGTCAGCCATTACGGCGCCCACTACCGGGTGGAGAACGCCCGCCTCTACACGGTCCCCGACGAGCCGGTCCAGATCGACATCTCCGGCTTCGGCCCGGCGGCGACCTCGCTCGCGGCCCGGGTCGGCGACGGCTTCATCACGATGATGCCGGACGAGGAGCTGGTGACCCAGTTCCGCAAGGGCGGCGGGCACGCCAAGCCGGTGATGGGCGGCACGAAGGTCTGTTACGGCACCGACCGCGACGAGGCCGTACGCACGGTGCGCCGACTGTGGTCCAACCAGCTGCTGCCCGGCGAGATGGCCCAGATCCTGCCCTCGCCGCGTCACTTCGAGCAGCTGGAACCACTGGTCACCGAGCAGATGGTGAGCGAGAACACGGTGTGCGGCGACGACGTCGACGAGCACGTGGCCGAGCTGAACGCGTTCGCCCAGGCCGGCTTCGACCGGGTCTACGTCAGCCAGATCGGCCCCGACCAGCGCGGCTTCTTCGACTTCTACCGTACGAAGGTGCTGCCGCAGCTTCAGCCGTGA
- a CDS encoding FAD-dependent oxidoreductase has protein sequence MSRPRIVIVGAGFAGYRAARTLSRLTRNKADITLLNPTDYFLYLPLLPQVAAGILEPRRVTVSLSGTLPHVRLVLGEADSIDLDGHTVHFTGPEGDGGTLPFDRIILAAGSVNKLLPIPGVAEHAHGFRGLPEALYLRDHVTRQVELAAAADDPESCAARCTFVVVGAGYTGTEVAAQGQLVTDAQVRKHPLRAGMRPRWLLLDIADRVLPELDERLSRTADRVLRQRGVDVRMGTSVKEATHGGVLLTDGEFVDTRTLVWCVGVRPDPLAESLGLPLERGRLLVDPHLQVPGRPELFAAGDGAAVPDLEKPGEYTPMTAQHAWRQGRTVAHNVAASLGLGERRAYRHRDMGFVVDLGGVKAAANPLGVHLSGVAAGAVTRGYHLAAMPGNRVRVAADWLLDAVLPRQAVQLGLVRSWSVPLDTASPELARTPGRPEKTPAPSEGPSPGASGSAGREPEHAQARQPSSEAAQTRSGGEPAKNLPAGEPAKNLPAGEPAKNQPAGEPAKNQPGGEPAKNQPGSEPAKNQPGSEPAKGPGPGPAVGSEPPDPVQDPDAGKHHEPPGPVTRPDLRAGREPEPGSPAGGEAPPGSPAVHKPHPDAPIAPEPRSPQPSEGDQDTHEHR, from the coding sequence GTGAGTCGACCCCGCATTGTGATCGTCGGCGCCGGATTCGCCGGGTACCGGGCGGCCCGGACCCTGTCCCGGCTCACCCGGAACAAGGCCGACATCACCCTGCTGAACCCGACCGACTACTTCCTGTATCTGCCCCTGCTGCCCCAGGTCGCCGCCGGCATCCTGGAACCGCGCCGGGTGACCGTCTCCCTCTCCGGCACCCTGCCCCATGTACGGCTCGTCCTGGGCGAGGCCGACTCCATCGACCTCGACGGGCACACCGTCCACTTCACCGGACCCGAGGGCGACGGCGGAACCCTGCCCTTCGACCGGATCATCCTCGCCGCGGGCAGCGTCAACAAGCTGCTGCCCATCCCCGGCGTCGCCGAGCACGCGCACGGCTTCCGTGGCCTGCCCGAGGCGCTGTACCTGCGCGACCATGTGACCCGGCAGGTGGAGCTGGCGGCCGCCGCCGACGACCCCGAGAGCTGCGCCGCGCGGTGCACCTTCGTCGTCGTGGGTGCCGGGTACACCGGTACGGAGGTCGCCGCGCAGGGCCAGCTCGTCACCGACGCCCAAGTGCGCAAACACCCGCTGCGGGCGGGCATGCGGCCGCGCTGGCTGCTGCTCGACATCGCCGACCGTGTCCTGCCCGAGCTGGACGAGAGGCTCTCGCGCACCGCCGACCGGGTGCTGCGGCAGCGGGGCGTGGACGTACGGATGGGCACCTCCGTGAAGGAGGCGACGCACGGTGGGGTGCTGCTGACCGACGGCGAGTTCGTCGACACCCGCACCCTGGTGTGGTGCGTGGGAGTACGGCCCGACCCGCTCGCGGAGTCCCTCGGACTGCCCCTGGAGCGGGGCCGTCTCCTCGTCGACCCCCACCTCCAGGTGCCGGGCCGGCCCGAACTGTTCGCCGCCGGGGACGGGGCCGCCGTGCCCGACCTGGAGAAGCCCGGCGAGTACACGCCGATGACGGCCCAGCACGCCTGGCGGCAGGGCAGGACCGTGGCCCACAACGTCGCCGCGTCCCTGGGCCTCGGCGAGCGGCGCGCCTACCGCCACCGCGACATGGGCTTCGTCGTGGACCTCGGCGGCGTCAAGGCGGCCGCCAACCCGCTCGGCGTCCACCTGTCCGGCGTGGCGGCGGGCGCCGTCACCCGCGGCTACCACCTCGCCGCGATGCCCGGCAACCGCGTCCGCGTCGCCGCCGACTGGCTCCTGGACGCCGTACTGCCGCGCCAGGCCGTGCAGTTGGGGCTGGTGCGGTCGTGGTCGGTGCCGCTGGACACCGCCTCGCCGGAACTGGCGCGAACGCCGGGGCGGCCGGAGAAGACGCCTGCGCCCTCGGAGGGACCGAGTCCCGGGGCGTCCGGGTCGGCCGGACGCGAGCCCGAGCACGCGCAGGCGCGGCAGCCGAGCAGCGAGGCGGCGCAGACCCGGTCCGGCGGTGAGCCGGCGAAGAACCTGCCCGCGGGTGAGCCGGCGAAGAACCTGCCCGCGGGTGAGCCGGCGAAGAACCAGCCCGCGGGTGAGCCCGCGAAGAACCAGCCCGGCGGTGAACCCGCGAAGAACCAGCCCGGCAGCGAGCCGGCCAAGAACCAGCCCGGCAGCGAGCCGGCCAAGGGTCCGGGGCCCGGCCCCGCGGTCGGATCCGAGCCGCCCGACCCCGTCCAGGACCCCGACGCCGGCAAGCACCATGAACCGCCCGGCCCGGTGACGCGCCCCGATCTGCGAGCGGGCCGGGAGCCGGAACCCGGTTCCCCCGCGGGCGGTGAGGCGCCTCCTGGCTCGCCGGCCGTCCACAAGCCGCATCCGGACGCGCCCATCGCCCCCGAACCCCGCTCCCCCCAGCCTTCCGAAGGAGACCAGGACACCCATGAACACCGCTGA
- a CDS encoding transketolase has product MNTAELVELAQQLRVDSVRAADAAGSGHPTSSMSAADLMAVLLAEHLRYDIDRPAHPGNDRFVLSKGHASPLLYAAYKAADAIEDGELVTFRKLGSRLEGHPTPRRLPWVETATGSLGQGLPIGVGIALAGKRLDRTGYRVWVLCGDSELAEGSVWEAAEHAAYEHLDNLTAIVDVNRLGQRGPTRHGHDLDAYARRFQAFGWHTIEVDGHDVDAIDRAYGEAESTVGQPTVILARTLKGKGVGAVEDREGLHGKPLPDADEAIAELGGPRDLRVRVHEPPATRMLHAVRAGHVELPRWETGEEVATRNAYGEALAALGTGRGDIVALDGEVSDSTRAEFFAKEHPDRFFECYIAEQQLVAAAVGLATRGWVPYASTFAAFLTRAHDFVRMASVSGVGINLVGSHAGVAIGQDGPSQMGLEDLAMMRAVHGSTVLYPCDANQTAQLVAAMAGLDGVRYLRTSRGAAPVIYGPDEEFPVGGSKVLRSSDRDRLTVVAAGVTVHEALAAADALERDGIQVRVVDLYSVKPVDRATLRRAAEETGCLLTVEDHHEEGGLGDAVLDAFLDGRPVPRLVRLAVRRMPGSASPDEQLHAAGIDAASIAAAGKLLVEEAVVR; this is encoded by the coding sequence ATGAACACCGCTGAACTCGTCGAGCTGGCCCAGCAGTTGCGCGTGGACAGTGTGCGTGCCGCCGATGCCGCGGGGTCGGGGCATCCGACGTCGTCGATGTCCGCCGCGGACCTGATGGCCGTACTCCTCGCGGAACACCTCCGCTACGACATCGACCGCCCCGCCCACCCCGGCAACGACCGCTTCGTCCTCTCCAAGGGGCACGCCTCGCCCCTCCTCTACGCCGCCTACAAGGCCGCGGACGCCATCGAGGACGGCGAACTGGTCACCTTCCGCAAGCTCGGCAGCCGGCTCGAAGGGCATCCGACGCCGCGGCGGCTGCCGTGGGTGGAGACCGCGACGGGTTCGCTCGGGCAGGGACTGCCGATCGGCGTCGGGATCGCGCTGGCCGGGAAGCGGCTGGACCGCACCGGGTACCGGGTGTGGGTGCTGTGCGGGGACAGCGAGCTCGCCGAGGGATCCGTGTGGGAGGCCGCCGAGCACGCGGCGTACGAGCATCTGGACAACCTCACCGCGATCGTCGACGTGAACCGGCTGGGCCAGCGCGGACCGACCCGGCACGGACATGACCTCGACGCCTACGCCCGCCGCTTCCAGGCCTTCGGCTGGCACACCATCGAGGTCGACGGGCACGACGTGGACGCCATCGACCGCGCGTACGGGGAGGCCGAGTCCACCGTCGGACAGCCCACCGTGATCCTTGCCCGCACCCTCAAGGGCAAGGGCGTCGGGGCCGTCGAGGACCGCGAGGGACTGCACGGCAAGCCGCTGCCGGACGCCGACGAGGCCATCGCCGAGCTCGGCGGACCGCGTGACCTGCGCGTCCGGGTCCATGAGCCGCCCGCCACCCGCATGCTGCACGCCGTACGCGCCGGACACGTCGAACTGCCCCGCTGGGAGACGGGCGAGGAGGTCGCCACCCGCAACGCCTACGGCGAGGCGCTCGCCGCGCTCGGCACCGGCCGCGGCGACATCGTCGCCCTCGACGGCGAGGTGAGCGACTCCACCCGCGCCGAGTTCTTCGCCAAGGAGCACCCCGACCGGTTCTTCGAGTGCTACATCGCCGAGCAGCAGCTGGTCGCCGCGGCGGTGGGGCTCGCGACCCGCGGCTGGGTGCCGTACGCCTCGACCTTCGCGGCCTTCCTCACCCGCGCCCACGACTTCGTGCGCATGGCGTCCGTCAGCGGCGTCGGCATCAACCTCGTCGGCTCGCACGCGGGCGTCGCCATCGGGCAGGACGGCCCGAGCCAGATGGGCCTGGAGGACCTGGCGATGATGCGGGCCGTGCACGGCTCGACCGTGCTGTACCCGTGCGACGCCAACCAGACCGCACAGCTCGTCGCCGCCATGGCGGGCCTGGACGGCGTCCGCTATCTGCGCACCTCGCGCGGCGCCGCCCCGGTGATCTACGGCCCCGACGAGGAGTTCCCGGTCGGCGGCAGCAAGGTGCTGCGCTCCAGTGACCGCGACCGGCTGACCGTCGTCGCGGCCGGCGTCACCGTGCACGAGGCACTCGCCGCCGCCGACGCGCTGGAACGCGATGGCATCCAGGTCAGGGTCGTCGACCTCTACTCGGTCAAGCCCGTCGACCGGGCCACCCTGCGCCGGGCCGCCGAGGAGACCGGCTGCCTGCTCACCGTGGAGGACCACCACGAGGAGGGCGGCCTCGGCGACGCCGTCCTCGACGCCTTCCTCGACGGCCGCCCGGTGCCCCGTCTGGTGCGCCTCGCCGTCCGCAGGATGCCCGGCTCGGCCTCGCCGGACGAGCAGCTGCACGCCGCGGGTATCGACGCCGCGTCCATCGCCGCCGCGGGGAAGCTGCTGGTGGAGGAGGCGGTCGTACGGTGA